TTTCATTGGACTTTTTATATTTACAGATGGTATTGTAAAATCTGGTGTAATACAACTATTATCTAACTATTTGCCAGCGCCAGATAATATTTTAAATATTATGTTAGTAAGCATACTGTTAAGTCAAGTTTTAAGCAACGTACCGCTTGTAGCAATATACATACCAATTATGATTTCTCAAGGTCATGTTTCTACAATCGACTGGTTAGCATTAGCTGCAGGTAGTACTATAGCAGGTAACTTCACTATCTTAGGCGCTGCTAGCAATGTCATAATCTCTGAGGCTTCTGAAAGCAGAGGCGGAAAAGGATTTGAATTTATTGAATTTATGAAATACACGATTCCTATCTTAATACCTAATGCGTTAATTATTTATTTATTTTTAATTATACTCAAATAATATTCAGATTAATATCTTTAATTAGCATATAAAAATCAAATTTCAGCTTTTAATATAATAAATTTAAGTTTATATCTTCTAAATAATTTTATTCTTAAGATGAGATTTAGATTATTTTTCAGTAAAGATAATGATAACACTTCCATCATCTTATTACTATCACGCTTTAAAACATTTGACAGAAGAATATCCTTAGCCTTTAAAAGTATAAAACGTTCAGCTTTTTGCCTTTTTGAGAAAGTTCCGTTGAACTAATCTTTAAAATAGAAGATTTTATAAACACATACTTAACAATAAAAATGAGGGGTATCTAGTCCCTTGACAGCCCCGTAGTAGGGTATTGTATGAGAGGGACTTCCTGCCGTGACTCTATTTTACTATTTTCAAGTTATGCTTTCAATTACAATGTTATTGCATACTTCTATTTTAGATATAAAATATAGAGAAGTAGACCCTAAGATATGGTTATACTATTCACCCCTATGCGTTTTCATAATCTTTGATTATCATTATTTATTTCTTCCTATTTATTTATATTCATTTATTATTACTACTATTTTATTTTATATTCTTTATAGACTCTCTTTAATTGGAGGGGCGGATTTATTTTTAAATATCATATTAGGCCTATCTAACTCCTCGGTGTTTCCTATTATTCCTAGTATCTTTTCAGTAATAGGACTAGAACCACTAATAATAATTCTATATTCCTCAATAATAATTCTTTTAATTAGTGTTATAAATATCATTAAACAATATAAATATACTAAAGGATTACCATTATCTAAAAAGCTTATTTTATCCATGTCAGCTAGGAGAATTAAAGTTAAAGATTTTCTTAACTCCAGATTTTTATTTCCATTAACAACAATAAATGAAGATGGGTCTATTACCTTAAGGGACTACTTTTCAATTGAAGAGGATGATGAATATTGGAGAAATTATTACGCAAGATTAGTCAAAGAAGGTAAAATTTCAGAAGATATGTATATATGGGTAGCGTGGGGAATTCCCGTAATTCCCTTCATATTTTTAGGATATCTTTTATCAATTACTTTAGGCTTCCCCGTTCTATAATAAAATTAAAAAGGAGTTTTTGAATAATTATTATTGCTTTGTATGTATCTAAAGTGCTAGTAGAAGGGACTAATCACGCTTTAGTTAAAGAGGTAAAAAATTTATTTAACGAATTAGGTTACATTGTAGTTAATAACGAACCAGAAATAATAATTTCAATTAACTCCATATCTAGAACAATTAAGAAATTTCTAAGAAAATATTACAATAGAGTTATAATAAATATTGTAGAAGATGGAAGCGCAGTAATACCAATAACAAAGGAACATTTAGGCGGAGCTTTTATTGCAAGCATAATAGCAGATGCCCTAGGCTCTAACTTAATATTAACATCTCCAACTGGAGTTAGAGGATTGTATAGTGTAGAAGAATTCAGCTGGCTAAATGGTTTAAATATACATAATAAAGATCCAAAAATTATAAAACATTTAAATAATAAACTATTAAAAGATAAAAACATTAATATTTATTTTGAGCAATATAACGAGAATTATACGCTCTACGAAGGATATTCAGTAGTGGATAACGAAAATTCTGCGGATATTATAATTACTAATGACGAGAAAATTATTACATATAATAATAAGAAAAATAAACTTATATTAACACCAGCAGGTATATCAATAGGTCTTAATTATTTAGAGTCAACCCCATTAGAGGTTTTAGTGTATGCTATTAAAATGACATTAAAATCACTATACATTTTAAACAATAGGGTAGATTATTTAATAGTACCTAAAAATACTAGCAAAGATGAGAAAATATATGCATTATCACGTTTTTACTCGTCTAAAATTATATATGTAAAAATGAATTATGAAAATAACCAATTTTGCAATAATCTCTTGGAGAGTATTGGAGCAAAAATTTTACTTAAGGAAGTTAAAAGAGCCTTTGGTATATTAACATGTCTTGGTATTAAAAATAAGCAGTAATTTATGAATAATTACTGTGGTATATTAACCATATGAAGAGAAGGATTTAATAGTAACTTTCACACTCTTGCTTTTTAACATTGACAAGTCAAATGACTTTGTCATAATACTAGGGGACGAAATTTTTATTGACTGAGTATTAGCAAGTTCGTAAAATGGGCGGAAATTGGTGAATCTCTACAATGATAGAACCACTTTCAATTATATAGAAATATATGGGCCCGCGGGGATTTGAACCCCGGACCTTCGCCGTGTGAGGGCGACGTCCTAACCAGGCTAGACGACGGGCCCGTAAACTATGTTTAAGAATGTTATTCGCGTTTATAACGTTAATGCATAAAAGTTGGTTTTAGAAAATTCTATATATGCTGTAGAATTTTCTAAAACCATTTAATTTCCGTGATTCAGCATATCTTCTGGAACTTTAATAAGTATTACATATCCTTCTTTTTCTGACGCTATGTCAGGATCAATATCACTCGCCTTTAGTTTATCCTCTATTTCAGAAAGATTAAGTATTTCAATTTTCAAACCTTTATAAATGCTTTTAGCCTCATTAGCAATTTTCTTAGCTGCATTATAGTCCTTAGTATAGTAATAAATAGCGGCTTCTTGTAGTGAAGTTAACGTTCCTAAAAATGATCTCATGTTCTGAGTATTATCACTCCTTTGCGGTTATAAATGTTAATATAGCATAACAAATATAATTGAGACCATTATGATAGAGATAAAGTTAATCTTTGGTCCTTATGGAGATATGGGGCTAGCAAAGGCGATATATGATCTTAAATGCGAATATGGTATAAATGCAGAAATAGAGTTTGATATTTTATATGATTCATCGTATCCTTTATTACAAATTGGAGATAAGTTAGTGAAACTTGTTGAATACTCTGAAAATGAGATTAGAAATATAATAAAAAATGTATTGAATAATGGTAAAGTTAATTACGTAGAAAAAAATGAAAATGACTTATTACAAAACTATCATAAAGACTTGCCCCCAGACTCTAATTTTTCAGAAGTTTTAATTTAAGTGACAAGTCTATTGTTAAATAGAATGACAATTATTATAATCGGAGCTGGATTAACGGGTCTATTGCTAAATAGGAGAGTTAATGCGGATCTAATTCTAGAGGAACAACCAACTATTGGTGGAGTTTACGCTTTCGATAAAATTCTGGATAAGGAAATACCTTACGTTCCTCCTATATTGGATAACCCTTTATATGAAAAGTTTGAAATTAGATATAAAGAATATGATACAATTATCTATTATAAAAAATATGAGCATTATAAAGATAAAATCTGTAAAAATTGCGATGAGTTACCTAAATGGATAACATTCGATAATATGAAAAAATTCTATATAATAGAAAATTTACCTTCATTTCTTTACAGTTTAGCTAAAAATTCTAGAATACTTAAAGAATATCCAATAAGAATAGATGATAAGAGAATTATAACCAATAAGGGAAACATAATAAAATACGATAAAATTTATAATACTGGATCCTATAAAAGAATATCCAAATTATTAGGTTTTAAAAATTCGTCCTTAAATTTCTTATCTTCACTTGTCATGTTAATAATTACTAGGAAAAATAATGTAAAACCGTGGAATGTTTATATAAGTGGCGATTCCGCAGACTCATTTTCCACAATAATTAGATTAGATGATATTTTTGATGAGTTCGAGATATACTATATATATTCATTTATGAGTTTTAATGAAAGAAAAATAGATTCGGACAGAATATTATTGGATTTAAAGAGAAGACAAATAATAAACCCTAATGATATTATAGCATTTAGAGTAAAATTAATATCAGAGGCTATACTTTTTGGTTCAACATCTAATGAAAAAATACCATATCCAATAATTAACTGTGGTAGGTTAGGAGAATGGAAAAATTATAATATTACAGAAATTATATCAAGAATTCAGAGTTGCTAAATTCCTCAGTGAGTTTACCAGCTATTAAGGTAGCGTCATTTATCTTAAACCCGCTAACTCTTAGTGAAAAATATGCTCCTATTAAAAAATCCCCAGTTCCTATCTCATTCTTACCTATTCTATTTGGTCTATATGTGTAAATTTCTTGGTTACTTGTATATATATTAAAGCCATTCTTACCATCTGAAATCATTACCTCTTTAAAGCCTAATTCAAATAATTGTCTTAAACTTAGTTTAGAGGACTTAAATTCCTCTATATTTGCATGAAGGACTAAATAACTATCACTTTTAGGAAGTGTTAAATTACTTTCGTAATTTATCTCTTTGTTTTCTACACAATCCCTAATAAGACCTTGCACATCTAATGCTATTGGTATATTTAAGTTTAGTTCATTGAGTTCGATTTCTTTACAAACTGGATTAATTAAGATGCCATTTACAGTATTATCTCTTGGTATCTTTATTTTATTTAACGGTTTCTTTAATAGGGTTAATCTCCTATTATTATTAAATAATTCTATATTAAATCTAATTGTATATTCATCTATTATTAAATGTTTTTCTACATTAGATAAAAAATCTAGTTCAAAATTGAAATCCTTACCTACTATACCATAAAGCTTTGGAATACCACCTCCTCTCATTACACCTAACGTGGAATATATTAAAGGTCCTCCAGGCTTCGATTTTCCTTGAATTTCATCTATTGTAAATCCACCCACTATTAATATCTTACTCCTCTTCACCTTCTTCTTCACCAGGTATTATTTTGGCCTCTTCTTCCTCTTCCTCAATTTTAGGCTTTTTCTTTAACCAAAAACCTTGTTTATGAGAATTAAGATGCCTTTTCAAATCCTCTAAATTAAAGAAATAAGAACCATAGTCCGGAGAAACACCCTCCTTACCACAATTTGGTGAACATAAAGGGCACGCATACAATTTTGTAACCTCATCATAACATATTGTAGTTCTCCTATTATTATATTCAATTTCTATAACTTTCCACTTAGGTATCCATCTTGTTGACATTATAACTATATTTGTAACCTTAAGTATATAATGTTAAGTGCTCTTTAAGGAAGTTGCTTCATAAAACTCATAAATAATATGATAATGGCTGAGTAGTAATGTTTAAATAATCATTTATATAGAGAAGTAAATGGCGGTCTTAATTTGTCATCTTCACTTGATGAATATCCTCTTTCTCTAAAAACAATGTATGATATAGCTGAGTTCATAATTAGGGCTGCTAAGGCAATAAAACCAGAGCAAGCAAATAAAATGATAAGTGAACTGGAAAATTTTTACAGAAATAATCGTAATGGTAAAGTTCTAGTTATGGGTGCTGGAAGGAGTGGACTAGTAGGTAGAGCCTTCGCAATGAGGCTTTTGCATCTAGGCTTTAACTCTTATGTTTTAGGAGAAACAATAGTGCCCGCAATAGGGAAAAACGATTTAGTTATTGCAATATCGGGTTCTGGAAGAACGAAGTTAATATTAACTGCTGCAGAAGCTGCAAAGGAAGCTGGGGCTAAATTAATTGCAATAACTAGCTATTACGATAGCCCTCTTGCGAAAATAGCTGACGTAATAGTAGAAATACCAGGTAGAACAAAATATTCTCAAAATGAAGATTATTTTGCAAGACAGATATTAGGCATAACTGAGCCTTTAGCTCCCTTAGGGACCTTATTTGAAGATACTACACAAATATTCCTAGATGGAGTTGTAGCTGAATTAATGATAAGGTTGAAGAAGACTGAGGAAGATTTAAGGTTAATTCATGCGAATATAGAATTATAATTTCTCTCACCTCACCCTTCTTCTTTTTAACCTTTACAATATATGGATATAAAAATAGATACGTTCAGATTATTAATCGTTATAATATTAGGTATTTCTACTCTGCTTATAATACTATATAAATCTATTTTTATTATTCCTATCATGATAAGTATCCTATTATTTATTCAATACCACGATAAACTAACCACAATATTAAAAGGAAAAGGTCAAAATTCCTCTTATGTAATTGAGAATGGAGTCTTTTATAATAAATATATAGCAAACTCTGTATTAATAGTAGATGACATTCAACTAAATTATAGGGACTACGACGATGCGTACTTAAGATCACAAATACTATCATTTCATAAGATTCTAGACATAGCTAAAAATGTAAATATAATTATGAAAAGAGAACATATAGACAAAAACAATTATATAGAATCGCTTTTGCAGAGAATACAGTCATTAAGAGTGATAGTTGAAAGCGATCCTTCTAACGAGAAAGCTAAAAGAAAACTTCAGCTAATGCAAAATATAGTTTCTAAAATAGAATCTGGAGAAACGCCATTTAAATATGAAATGTATATTATAATTCCTTCTAAGGATAAAGAAAATGCCCTTGCAACAGCTAATACAATTAAACAAGGGTTAGAGAGTTTAGGAATAAAAAGTAGACTCGCATCTTCATATGAAATAAGAAAGTTAATAGATAGTTTTTTCGAAGTAGGAATTAATTCTAATAAAATTATATTTCCTACGCAAATACCTTATCTAACTCCTATATCAATTGAGAAAAAACCAAAATATGATTTAATAGAGAATGGAATATTATTGGGTAAAGAACTGGATACAAATAATTTAATATTTTGGAATATTAATAAAAGTATTAATAATCATGTATTAGTAATAGGACCTACAGGTTCTGGAAAAACAGAGTTTCTAATTTGGCTTTCAATTTTACTTAATTTATTTTACAATAGTACTATTATACTTTTTGATGTCAAAGGTGATATAAAATCTAGGTTTTTGAAGTATAGAATACCATTTAATTTAATAAATCCTCTATTATGCAAATTAGGTCTATTAGAGGAAACGGAAATACCTAAGACTATTAGACTACTGCAGATTGAGAGAATTATTTTTAATTCATTTAGACTAAATAAATTACAATCATCAGTATTTTATACATATTTAAATAGATTACTAGATAATACAATATTTAAAAATACCGTTAAATGGAAAGAATTAGAGAAATATATCAATGAAATAAATGACATACAGTTGAGATATTATTTAAATAAACTAGTAAATATATTATCTTCCTTAGATGATATTGAATTGCCAGTAATTTCCAGTAAAATAGATGAAAACGAGATTAATATAGTAGATTTAACTATCATTAAAGATGAAGAAATTAAAAGGCTCATAATATATAGTATCCTCTATGAAATATATAATAAGTTATCATTAGATAGAATATATGATAAAACAAAACTCTTCATAGTTCTAGATGAAGCTTGGACTATACTTAAAAGCGAGTCAGAAGATTATCCAATTGTAGCTGATCTAATAAAAAGAGGAAGAGGTCATGGGATTTCTATAATAATGGCTACTCAAAACCTAGAAGATCTTGGAGGATTAGCTAATGTTTACTTAGAAAACATTGGTTTAGCAGTATTTATGAATAATGGAGATAAGAAATTCTGGCAAGAAATTAGAAGATTTGTAACTATAGATGAAAGTTTAATTTCAGGAAATCTGATATTCTTAAACAAAGGTGAAGCACTAGTAAGATTCCTCGGAGATCCAAGACCTCTTCTTGTTAGATTAATAAATTTAAGCGGTAATTCTTTCTAAAATAGCTTGTATTCCAGTCTTTATCTTATTATAAATTATTTCGCTTTCAACGTTCTTTATCGTTATCTCTTTTATATCATTCTTATCCATCTCTATGGTATAATCAATTTTATTTAGATTCTTTTCTGATTCAAGTAATTTGCTAAGTGCAGAAAGATATGACTTATTTAATGTTATTTTAGTCTTAATTACAAATTTTACTATCGGCGGAGTAAAATATATTTCTGCTAATATTTCTCCTCTCTTATTTTTTATATACTCCACACTACCTTTATTACCTTTTATTGAATTTATATAACCAGATTCAATAATACTTAATAAATATTCATAAAATTCTAGTTCCTTTCTTAAGCTCATTATTTTATTTTCTAAGAATTTCTTCAACTCATCATTATTCGCATTCATCATAATTAATTATACACATTAAACTATATATAACCTAAACTGCTATAGATAGTTTAATGAAAGATAAGGTTAGAGTTGCAGTAGTCGGCGGTTCAGGATATACTGGTGGTGAATTACTAAGAATATTATCAACGCATCCGAAAGTTGAAATAACTATGATAACATCCAGAGAATATGCAGGAAAGCCTGTGTCATTAGTCCATCCGAATTTAAGGGGAATAATATCTCAAAATTTCACTACCTTCTCTTTAGACAAGGTATCTGAAAAAAGTGATGCTGTATTTTTAGCCTTACCTCATGGGGTTTCACTAAATTACGTTCCTAAATTATTTGAAATGGGATTAACAATAATTGATTTAAGCGCAGATTTTAGATTAAAAAATCCAGAATTATATAAAATATGGTATGGATATGAACATCCATATCCAGATTTATTAGATAAAGCGGTTTACGGACTACCAGAGTTACATTACGAAGAATTAAAAAATACTAAATTAGTAGCCTCCCCTGGATGTAATGCCACAGCAACAATATTGGCGTTAGCTCCAGTAGTTGCATACAACATAACAGATAATAAAAAATTCATCAGCGATGTTAAGGTAAGTAGTAGTGAGGGGGGAGCTAAACCCTCAGAGGGAAGTCATCATCCAGAAAGACAAAACGCGATAAGACCATATGACGCAGATGGACATAGGCACTCAGCTGAAGCAGAACAAGAGTTATCTAGACTAGCAAAAACTAACATTAGCGTTAGTATAGTCCCTCATGCGGTAAGTAGTGTTAGAGGAGTACTAGCGTCAGCACATAGTTGGGTATCTACTGATATAAATGAAATCGAAATATGGAAAAAAATAGCAGAATTTTATAGAGGAAGAAAATTTATTAGAATAGTAAGAGGTAATATACATCCTTACCCAGACCCTAAGTATGTAATAGGCAGTAATTTTGCTGATATAGGATTCGCGTATGAGAGAAGAATAGGAAGGTTAACTACATTCTCAGCTATAGATAACTTGATGAAGGGAGCAGCAGGTCAAGCAGTCCAAGCTTTTAACATTAGCATGGGATTTGAAGAAGATGAAGGTTTAAGAATACCTCCCATGAGGCCTGGTTAAAATGATAGTAGTAAAGGTGGGAGGTAGAGTAGTTAAGAATTCCCTTGAAAAAGTTATCTTAGATATTGTAAATATTAAGCAAAAAATAATTTTAATACATGGTGGTGGAGATATTGTTACTGAATATTCAAAGAAGATGGGTATAGAACCAATATTCGTTACGTCTCCAGAAGGTATACGAAGCAGATATACATCAAGGGAAGAGTTAGACGTGTACATAATGGCCATGAGCCTTATAAATAAACAGATTGTAGCAAAATTATGCAGTATGGGAATAAACGCAATAGGTATATCTGGTGTTGATGCTAATATCATAAATGCAGAAAGAAAGAAAAGGATAGTCATTATTGATGAAAGAGGAAAGAAAAGGATTATTGAAGGTGGATATACTGGAAAGGTAAAAGAAGTAAAAGGAGATCTTATATTAAATTTAATGAAATTCTTTGATGTGATGGTAATTTCACCGTTAGCATTAGATATAGAAGAGAAAGTACCCTTAAATATTGATGGAGATCAAGCAGCATTTGCTATTAGTAAAGCAATAAAGGCTGATACACTTATTCTGTTAACTGACGTTGATGGTGTAATATTAGAAGGAAAAGTAATAAGCAAATTAACTACTACTGAGGCTAAACAACTTTCTACAAAAATAGGTCCAGGAATGAATAGGAAACTATTAATGGCTGCAGAGGCTATAGAAAATGGAGTAAATAAAGTAATTATAAGTTCTGGTATCAAAGATCTTCCAGTTACTAACGCATTATCCTTAAACGGAACGGTGATAAGCAATGGCTAATACGAATATTGACCAAAACGACTTAAAAATTCTAGAAATATTAAAGAAAAACGCCCGAACACCTTATACAACAATAGCTAAAGAATTAAAAGTCAGTGAAGCTGCAGTTAGAAAAAGAATAGAAAAATTGATCAGGCAAGGAATAATAAAGAGGTTTACTATAGAATATGAGCTTGAGAATGAGATTAAGGCTATCGTAATGGTTCAATCGACTCCACAGATACCTACACCCGAAATCTCTAAAAAAATAGTTAAAATACCAGGTGTAGAGGTTGTTTATGAAACTACTGGTGACTATGATATTTTAGTGATAGTGAGAGGGACTAATATAACCTCAATTAACCGTACTATAGATGAGATTAGAAGTATTCAAGGTGTAGTTGGTACAAACAGTACTATTATCCTTAGAACATGGTTCTAAAATCGTACTATCAATTACTAAAAACTTTTTCAACACTGAACCAGTTATTATCTAACTGACCATTCATGGCAATCTTAAAATGCCCCATATGTGGAGGAGACGTAAACGTTGAAGATGACGCACTAGCAGGAGAATTAGTAGAACATGAATGCGGAGCCCAACTAGAAGTAGTAAGGCAGAATGGAAAACTATCTCTTAGGCTAGCAGAGCAAATTGGTGAGGATTGGGGAGAGTGAGAATAGGCATATTGTACGATATGCCGAGATGGGAAGAGAAAAACTTAATAGAAGAAGCTAAGAAAATGGGTCATGAAGTAATACCAGTATATACGAAAGATATCGTATTTTTTTCTGATGATAAAAAAATGGAACTAGAAGCGGATTTTTTTATACAGAGAAATGTCTCACATAATAGAGCTCTCATAACTTCATTTATAATGGAGCAATTAGGGTACCCAACTATTAATGATCATATAACATTATTTAGATGTGAAAATAAAATTATTACTACATATATTTTATCTAGGCATAATATTAATACTCCTAAGACACTTATTACATTTAATAAGAATACTGCTTTAGAATTCTCTAAGAAAATAGGATATCCTTTAGTAATAAAACCAGTAGAAGGTAGTTGGGGAAGAATGGTGGCTAAAGCTGATAATCTAGATACCTTATATAGTTACTTAGAATACCAAGAATTCACAACTCAAAAATATAAGGACATATATTACATTCAAGAATTTGTAAATAAACCAAATAGGGATATAAGAATCTTTGTAATAGGTGATGAAGCACCAGTAGGAATTTACAGAGTAAACGAACATAATTGGAGAACTAACACAGCTCTAGGGGCAAAGGCATATCCCCTTAAAATTGATGAAGAATTAAGGGAACTTGCATTAAAAGTTAGAGAAGTAATTGGCGGTTTCTTCTTAGGAATTGACATATTTGAAGATAGAGATAGAGGGTATTTAGTAGACGAGGTTAACGGCGTACCAGAATACAAAAATACGGTAAAGGTAAACAATTTTAACGTATCACAGTTTTTACTGAAAAAAATCATAGAATGGGTGAAGAGATAATGAAAATGCTCAAATTCTATCAAGATAGAGGACTTAATATTGTTAAGGGAAAAGACCAATATGTATGGGATAACCAAGGAAATAAATATTTAGACCTTCACGCTGGTCATGGAGTAGCCTTCCTTGGACACAATAATAAAACAATCATAGAATATTTAAAAAAACAGATGGAGGAAATTATTACTTTAACACCAGCTTTTGACACACCAATAAGAGAAGAAATGCTAAAAGAGTTAGACACAATAAAGCCAGAAAACTTAGATAATGTTTTCTTATTAAATAGTGGCTCTGAAGCTATAGAATTAGCCATAAAAATTTCAAGGAAAATTACTAAAAGAAAAAAGATTATAGCATTTAAAAATTCTTTTCATGGGAGGACTATGGGCGCCTTAGCAGTTACGTGGAATAAAAAATATAGGGAACCCTTTGAACCATTAATAGAACCCGTTGAATTTCTTGAATATAACAACTTGGATTCCTTGAAAAAAATCTCGGATGACGTAGCTGCAGTAATAGTGGAACCAGTACAAGGTGAAGGCGGCGTTATACCAGCTAAAAAAGAATTCATGAAAGCCTTAAGGGAAATTACAGAAAAAACTGGTAGTTTATTAATCATAGACGAAGTACAAACTGGATTTGGAAGAACTGGAAAAATATGGGCATATCAGCATTTTGATATAAAACCAGATATTTTAACTGCTGGTAAGGCAATAGGAGGAGGCTTTCCAGTAAGTGCAGTATTTTTGCCAGACTGGATAGGTGAAAAATTAGAAGAAGGAGATCATGGATCTACATATGGAGGGAATCCATTAGCTACAGCTGCAGTAACTGCAGCTTGTAAAGTCCTCAAATCAGAAAATGTACCAGAACAGGCACGGGAAAAAGGAGAATTATTTATTAAAATACTTAAAGAAAAATTAGAGGATTTTAAATCTGTAAGAGAAATTAGAGGATTAGGATTAATGATAGGAATAGACTTAAGATTCAATCCATCAACCACCATAAAAATACTTCAAGATGAAAAAGTGTTATCGCTAAAAGCAGGTCTCACAGTAGTAAGATTTTTACCACCATATTTAATAACACAGTACGATATGGAGTGGGCTTCAAATGCAGCAAGAAAAGGAATTAGTGAAACAGAACGCACGAAACTTGCTTCTTGACATCTTATCTATATATACTCCATCTAAAAGTGAACAAAATGCCATAAATTTTTTCGAAAAAATTTCAAAGGAATTTAATCTTAAGCTAGATATCTTACCAGAATCTAACTCTTACTTACTAGGAGAAGGGGACATATTACTAGCATCGCACATAGATACAGTACCAGGATTTATAAAGCCTAAAATTGACGGTGAAATAATATACGGAAGGGGCGCAGTTGATGCAAAAGGACCTTTAGTGAGTATGATTTTAGCAGCTTGGTTACTTAATGAAAAGGGGATTAAGGTTAGAGTTGCAGCGTTAACAGATGAGGAAAATACTAGTATAGGAGCTAAAGAATTGGTATCAAATAATTATAGATTCAAGTATATAATTGTAGGAGAACCATCAAATACAACTGATATAGTAATAGAATATAGAGGTTCAATTCAATTAGATATACAATGTTATGGAAAATCGGAACATTCATCATCTGCTAGAGAAAATTTAATTATTAATATAGCAAGAAAATTACTTGAAGTTTATAAGCAACCAGAAAATTATGATAAACCATCAATAGTCCCTACAATAATAAGTGCAGGAGAAACATACAATGTAACACCGTCGAAATTATACTTACATTTTGATATTAGGTATTCAATAAATAATAATAGAAATGAGATTATGGATTTTATAGGGAAAACTTTTACAGAATGTCAAACGATAATTGTAGATGAAACTCCACCAATTAGGGTGAGTGTTAATAATCCAGTTGTAAAATCACTAGTTAGGGCGTTGTTAAAGCAAGGAATAAAGCCTAAATTAGTTAGAAAAGCAGGAACTAGTGATATGAACATATTAC
The genomic region above belongs to Saccharolobus caldissimus and contains:
- a CDS encoding [LysW]-aminoadipate/[LysW]-glutamate kinase, with protein sequence MIVVKVGGRVVKNSLEKVILDIVNIKQKIILIHGGGDIVTEYSKKMGIEPIFVTSPEGIRSRYTSREELDVYIMAMSLINKQIVAKLCSMGINAIGISGVDANIINAERKKRIVIIDERGKKRIIEGGYTGKVKEVKGDLILNLMKFFDVMVISPLALDIEEKVPLNIDGDQAAFAISKAIKADTLILLTDVDGVILEGKVISKLTTTEAKQLSTKIGPGMNRKLLMAAEAIENGVNKVIISSGIKDLPVTNALSLNGTVISNG
- the lysM gene encoding HTH-type transcriptional regulator LysM, with translation MANTNIDQNDLKILEILKKNARTPYTTIAKELKVSEAAVRKRIEKLIRQGIIKRFTIEYELENEIKAIVMVQSTPQIPTPEISKKIVKIPGVEVVYETTGDYDILVIVRGTNITSINRTIDEIRSIQGVVGTNSTIILRTWF
- the lysW/argW gene encoding alpha-aminoadipate/glutamate carrier protein LysW translates to MAILKCPICGGDVNVEDDALAGELVEHECGAQLEVVRQNGKLSLRLAEQIGEDWGE
- the lysX gene encoding lysine biosynthesis protein LysX, with the protein product MRIGILYDMPRWEEKNLIEEAKKMGHEVIPVYTKDIVFFSDDKKMELEADFFIQRNVSHNRALITSFIMEQLGYPTINDHITLFRCENKIITTYILSRHNINTPKTLITFNKNTALEFSKKIGYPLVIKPVEGSWGRMVAKADNLDTLYSYLEYQEFTTQKYKDIYYIQEFVNKPNRDIRIFVIGDEAPVGIYRVNEHNWRTNTALGAKAYPLKIDEELRELALKVREVIGGFFLGIDIFEDRDRGYLVDEVNGVPEYKNTVKVNNFNVSQFLLKKIIEWVKR
- the lysJ gene encoding [LysW]-aminoadipate semialdehyde/glutamate semialdehyde transaminase encodes the protein MGEEIMKMLKFYQDRGLNIVKGKDQYVWDNQGNKYLDLHAGHGVAFLGHNNKTIIEYLKKQMEEIITLTPAFDTPIREEMLKELDTIKPENLDNVFLLNSGSEAIELAIKISRKITKRKKIIAFKNSFHGRTMGALAVTWNKKYREPFEPLIEPVEFLEYNNLDSLKKISDDVAAVIVEPVQGEGGVIPAKKEFMKALREITEKTGSLLIIDEVQTGFGRTGKIWAYQHFDIKPDILTAGKAIGGGFPVSAVFLPDWIGEKLEEGDHGSTYGGNPLATAAVTAACKVLKSENVPEQAREKGELFIKILKEKLEDFKSVREIRGLGLMIGIDLRFNPSTTIKILQDEKVLSLKAGLTVVRFLPPYLITQYDMEWASNAARKGISETERTKLAS
- a CDS encoding N-acetyl-lysine deacetylase, producing the protein MQQEKELVKQNARNLLLDILSIYTPSKSEQNAINFFEKISKEFNLKLDILPESNSYLLGEGDILLASHIDTVPGFIKPKIDGEIIYGRGAVDAKGPLVSMILAAWLLNEKGIKVRVAALTDEENTSIGAKELVSNNYRFKYIIVGEPSNTTDIVIEYRGSIQLDIQCYGKSEHSSSARENLIINIARKLLEVYKQPENYDKPSIVPTIISAGETYNVTPSKLYLHFDIRYSINNNRNEIMDFIGKTFTECQTIIVDETPPIRVSVNNPVVKSLVRALLKQGIKPKLVRKAGTSDMNILQKITQNIASYGPGNSSLEHTNQEKISLDEIYIGVKTYMIAIEELWQKGY